The following is a genomic window from Episyrphus balteatus chromosome 1, idEpiBalt1.1, whole genome shotgun sequence.
CTAATTACGAAAAGGCTTGGGATAAACTTAAACGGCGCTATAATAAGCCGTTGTACATTATAAACGCgcatataaaaagttttatgaaGATGCCAACGGTGGCAGTTTCGGATAGTGGTCATTTGCGTCGGTTAGCAGATAAATCAGATGAAGTTATTCGTGGTTTGAAGGCTCTCAAATCTGAAAGCAGAGATCCTTGGCTGATTTATCTATTGCTTAACAAAACTGATATCGAAACGCGTAAGGCTTGGGCTCTTCATAACAACAATTCGGAAAAGGCTACCGTTCAACAACTAATCgactttttggaaaaaagatgTGGTGCTTTAGAAGCATGCGCGACTAAATCGAGTGATTTGAAAAATCGTGCAAATAAACCAACAACGCGTTCGGGTAGTTCTTTGAACAATATAAAAAGCTGTGCCGTTTCGCACTCCGTGTGTCCCATGTGCTACCAGATTCCTTGCCCTGCCCATTACCTCTCGTCGTAGTTATGCTAGGGACCACAAACTCTGCTACAATTGCTTAGGAAGCAACCATTCTTCGTCGCGATGTCGTTCCAAAACTCGTTGCCCTCACTGTCGAATTCGTCATCATGTTCTTGTGTATTTGGATTCTCCGACACCAGCTGCTGAAACTAATAACCTTTCTTCAGAAACCTCCTCGACATCTCAAGGTTCCTAGTTATCAATTGTTAGCCATCATGTCCAAAATGAAATTCGTCCCTCCGGTATTTTGCCCACAGGTTGCAGATACTCTTGGTAACAAACACCTTTGTCGCGTTTTGCTCGATACAGGTTCCCAAGCTTCTTTTGTAACTGAAAGTTTGGTGAAAAGGTTACATCTTCGTCGTCGTCACGCTCGTCTTCCAATTTCCGGAATCTCTTCGCTAGAAGCTGGTGTTACACAGGGTGCTGTGACCCTGAATCTTAAATCCTGTGTTGATTCAAATGAAATGGATGTTGAAGCcttcattttgaataaaatcactTCTCATACTCCTCTAGTTCCTCTTGATTTTGATAAATCTTTGCTGTTGGGTGACTTGAAATTGGCCGATCCAAGTTTTGACATTCCAGGACCAATTGATATTTTGCTAGGATCTGACAAGGCCTGGAATATTTTGCGTGATGGTCGTCGCACTGATAAAAACGGTAACATTATTGCCCATAATACCATTTTTGGATGGGTTATAACAGGTAACGCTCCAACCAAAGAAACTGTGTCCTTGTTTGTAGGAACCATGCAGATGGTTTTAAGTCTTCTAAAAACATTTTGAGTAATCGAAGAACTTCCTCGCAATATGTACGCGTTAGATTCTGGGGATTTTGCAGATTCTCATTTTTGTAAAACCTTCTATCGTGCGCCTGATGGCAAATATGTTGTGGAATTACCTTTGCGTGGACAGGATGTCAGTTTCAGTAACACTCTCCCTGTTTGCTATGGAACGTCGTTTTGCTCGTCAGGAAAAACTTCGGTTGGATTACTGCAGTTTTATGAAGACCTACCAGGAATTAGGACACATGGAGCGTATCCCAGAATCAGAGATTGTGTCTACTTCTGGGAACACCTTTTATTTGCCGCATAATGCTGTTGTGACAAACAAATTAAGGGTTGTGTTTGACGGGCCACATAAGGATGCAAGTGGTGCGAGCTTGAATGAGATGCTGCATATAGGACCTCCACTCCAGCGGAATTTGATTAATGTCTGTTTGCGTTTTAGGGTCCATCAATATGTTTTTTGTGCCGATATTGTTAAGATGTTTCGGCAAATTTGGGTCGATAAAAAACATAGGGACTACCAACGTATTGTATGGAGAGAAAACCCTAATGAACCCATTGGACACTATAGGTTGTGCACAGTCACCTACGGTACTTCACCTGCTCCATTTCTGTCGATGCGTGTCCTGAAACAACTTGCCTTAGATTACAAAGATCGATTCCCTATTGCTTCACATTCTATACTGCATGATTTTTATGTTGATGATATCATGACAGGCTCGGATTCGGTGTCAGGTATTTTAGAATTGAAAAGAGAGTTGATCGAGTTGCTATCCTGTGGCGGTATGCAGTTAAGCAAATGGAGCTCAAATTGCTGGCCAGTTTTGCAGGGTTTAGATTGTGAACCAACATTTTCTCTTGATTTGAATAGCGCTGAAAGCTGTACAAAGGTCCTCGGATTAATTTGGAATCCTCACCGTGATATTTTTACCTTCAAAATTTCTCTCGAATCATCGTTTTCACCTACAAAGCGAATGCTGTTGTCAGAGATTGCTAAAGTCTTTGATCCCTTGGGTTTCCTGGCTCCTGccaccattttattttaaatgctgTTCCAGGAGTTATGGGTGCATGAAACGAAAATCGGATGGGATGATCCACTGCCAAGTGAAATAGCTGACAAATGGATTTCCTACCGAAAGGATTTGCTTTGCTTCGAAAAGGTGGACATTTCGCGAAGGTTTACcataaattcgaaaaaatttgaTCTAAAAGGATTTTCCGATGCTTCCCAGAAGGCATATTCAGCGGCTGTCTACATTCGCATTGTATCTGAGAGGGGAGAGATCGAGGTTCAACTGGTTGCTGGTAAAACCCACGTCGCCCCTGTAAAGCAGTTAACTATTCCTCGTCTTGAACTTTGTGGGGCACTTCTGTTGACTCGGCTAGTAAAATTGGTTCGCTCTTCCTTAGATATTAAACCTACACAAACCTTTGTTTTTTGCGATTCTCAGATTGTGTTAGCGTGGCTTTCATCTCCTCCTCGTCGATGGAACACCTTTATTTCCAATCGAACCGCTGAGATTCTTGATGAGCTACCCCGTTCCGAATGGAACTATATTCGCTCTGAGCAAAATCCTGCTGATTGTGCATCGAGAGGGGTTGAACCTCGGAACTTGTTGCAGTTAGGTATCTGGTGGAAAGGTCCAGATTGGCTTTGCATGGAATTTGATTCTTGGCCAATTTCAGCTGTTAGTGAGGAGATAGAAGAAGTGCCTGAAATGAGAAAGCAAACTGTTGTTGCCCATGTGCTGTGTGTCCAAGAAGGACTTCTTGACAAACTAGGAAAACGAGTATCTTCTTGGTTCAAAGTTCTTCGAGTTGTAGCTGTCTTTGTTCGGCGGGCCAGAAATAATCATCTGCCTCCAGAGGAACGTATGCGGGGCTTCTTACGCTCCTCAGAGTTGCTTTACGCAAAACAGAAATGTCTCTTATGGGCACAAGAAGAGTTTTCCGAGGAGATACAATCTTTGAAAACCGGAAAATGCATCTCTAGTCGTTCTAAACTATCGTCTTTGTCGCCGTTCCTTGATGATGTTGGGCTGCTTCGTGTCGGCGGCAGAATTTCGAATGCGGTTGATGTTTCCTACAGTTTAAAACACCCTATTATATTGCCTGAAGGTCATGCGGTTTCTCGACTAATCATTCAGGATGCTCACACTAAATTCCTTCACGCAGGTGTATCGGAGCTCTTTTCGTTGAAACGGCAAGagttttggattttcgggagcAGAAACCATATACGAAAGGTTGTTCGAGAATGTTTGGGTTGTTTTCGACAACGTCAAGCTACATCGTCACAACTCATGGGAAACTTGCCTTCTTCTAGGCTATCACCATCTTTTGCATTCGATCGTACGGGCTGTGACTATGCTGGACCAATAACACTTCGACTCGCCAAAGGAAGAAATACTGGGTTTGTGAAAGGTTACTTCGCATTGTTTGTTTGTATGGTGACAAAGGCATTGCATTTGGAAGTCGTCAGTGACCTGTCTACCGATGCCTTTTTAGCAGCTTTGAGAAGATTTGTAGCAAGAAGGGGAAAATGTAGCATCATCTACTCGGATAATGGTACAAATTTCCAGGGAGCAGCGAGAACCTTGTGCGAATGGTACAACCTGGTACGATCCGAGGAACACAAccataaaatttcttcaaaattggcAGCTGATGGTATCAAATGGGAATTTATACCACCACATAGTCCTCATTTTGGGGGACTCTGGGAAGCGGGGGTAAAAAGTGTTAAACAGCACCTACGGAGGATAGTAGGGAACAATGTTTTGACCTTTGAGGAGATTTCCACTTTACTTTCCCAAATTAAAGCATTATTAAATTCCAGGCCACTTTGTGCTATTTCCGATACAGATTTGAACCCATTAACACCATCTCATTTCCTTATAGGTAGACCATATACGGCTATACCGGAGCCCAGCTGCCTTGAGATACCACAAAATAGACTTGGAAGGTGGCAACTCATACAAAATATGATGCAAGGATTTTGGCGTCGATGGCACTATGAATACCTAACGTCACTTCAAGAGCGCGCTAAATGGCAAAAGAAGACCCCGAATTTTAAAGTTGGTGACCTAGTAGTCATAAAGGAGCCAAATATTCCACCATCCAGATGGGCGCTAGGACGAATTCTAGTCCTTCATCCCGGCGAGGACGATCTGGTGCGTGTTGTGTCTCTTCGCACCAAAAATGGAATATTCAAGCGACCAATAACGAAACTGGCTATTCTTCCTTGTTCCTGAAACTACTTCAGGGGGGGCGGCGTGTttagaaatgcattttttaatcattattaCTTTTCATTATTAATatgtattgtaacgatgaattaccgaactacttttaagataaaagtctgaacacactacctgctacagtaaaggtagaaatgtgaacggacctttagtaattaagaaactaccctctgaacgcatccaaagaaattccctcgactgctgaatatcccaaaatatcccactggactggaagtatgaagcgccccctcttggaaaggaagcttcgagaagcaaagacgagaaccttcgaagacattctcgaattccgaatttcaggtataaaagggcagcgtggacaccgaccggatacagtttaattttgaaagtgaaagagtgcagtacaaagtgaaataaagtgttggaaattgtttagtagtaaataaagtgatttaaacgtgtgtttgtttgaacgaataataaaagtaaattgagttgaaataaagtgtgttcttatttgaacggaaatataagtggaagtttaaataaatcgaaataagttttattgtgaacccggaataaaacattacattggtgtcagaaaagtggaataaaacttatttatttgtgcgaatcagataatttcgcggaaaaaaaaaaaaaataaaaagtgcgcgtgtgtcttaacaataaacaaagtgtaatacattttgaaataagtaaaagtgctcgcgttttaaaaagttaaaatgggtaagacattaaatcagttaagtttaactgagctgaaggcggaattaaataagcgaggtcttcctactgctggatcgaaaaatgacctcattattcgtctgcaggattatttaacccaggaaaacgaaaatttggatacatttcaattcgaagttgaaatgacagaagaacaagtaagtacTGGTTCCGATATGTCGTCCATGATGTCTGTTCTCCTTGCTAAGTTCGAGGAAAATCTTCTcaaacaaattgagacacaacgcaatgaacagagagaacaattagaaaaacaacagagtaaTGTTCTCGGAAAAATTGA
Proteins encoded in this region:
- the LOC129921565 gene encoding uncharacterized protein LOC129921565 — protein: MSVSVTLSLFAMERRFARQEKLRLDYCSFMKTYQELGHMERIPESEIVSTSGNTFYLPHNAVVTNKLRVVFDGPHKDASGASLNEMLHIGPPLQRNLINVCLRFRVHQYVFCADIVKMFRQIWVDKKHRDYQRIVWRENPNEPIGHYRLCTVTYGTSPAPFLSMRVLKQLALDYKDRFPIASHSILHDFYVDDIMTGSDSVSGFSDASQKAYSAAVYIRIVSERGEIEVQLVAGKTHVAPVKQLTIPRLELCGALLLTRLIVLAWLSSPPRRWNTFISNRTAEILDELPRSEWNYIRSEQNPADCASRGVEPRNLLQLGIWWKGPDWLCMEFDSWPISAVSEEIEEVPEMRKQTVVAHVLCVQEGLLDKLGKRVSSWFKVLRVVAVFVRRARNNHLPPEERMRGFLRSSELLYAKQKCLLWAQEEFSEEIQSLKTGKCISSRSKLSSLSPFLDDVGLLRVGGRISNAVDVSYSLKHPIILPEGHAVSRLIIQDAHTKFLHAGVSELFSLKRQEFWIFGSRNHIRKVVRECLGCFRQRQATSSQLMGNLPSSRLSPSFAFDRTGCDYAGPITLRLAKGRNTGFVKGYFALFVCMVTKALHLEVVSDLSTDAFLAALRRFVARRGKCSIIYSDNGTNFQGAARTLCEWYNLVRSEEHNHKISSKLAADGIKWEFIPPHSPHFGGLWEAGVKSVKQHLRRIVGNNVLTFEEISTLLSQIKALLNSRPLCAISDTDLNPLTPSHFLIGRPYTAIPEPSCLEIPQNRLGRWQLIQNMMQGFWRRWHYEYLTSLQERAKWQKKTPNFKVGDLVVIKEPNIPPSRWALGRILVLHPGEDDLVRVVSLRTKNGIFKRPITKLAILPCS